In Colwellia sp. PAMC 20917, a single genomic region encodes these proteins:
- the puuE gene encoding allantoinase PuuE, whose translation MSEIDMNNYPRDMKGYGEHAPKVTWPNKAKVAVQFVINYEEGAENCILHGDNASETFLSEIIGAQPFVNERHMNMESFYEYGSRAGFWRLHRLFSQRGLPVTVFGVAMAMQRNPEAVEAMLKADWEIASHGYRWIDYQNVPIETEREHLKKAIAIHKEMTGQKPKGWYLGRMSENTRQLVMEEGSFLYDADSYADDLPYYVKGKEKPHLIVPYSLDANDMRFASPQGFNSGEQFYCYLKDTFDTLYAEGADAPKMMSIGLHCRIIGRPGRFASLVKFLDYIGKYNDVWVCRRQDIAEHWLANHKAE comes from the coding sequence ATGAGTGAAATAGATATGAATAATTATCCTCGAGACATGAAAGGATACGGAGAGCATGCGCCTAAGGTTACTTGGCCAAATAAGGCAAAAGTGGCGGTGCAATTTGTGATCAACTATGAAGAAGGAGCCGAGAATTGTATTTTACATGGTGATAATGCCTCGGAAACTTTTCTATCAGAAATCATTGGCGCACAACCGTTTGTTAACGAACGACATATGAACATGGAGTCTTTTTATGAATATGGCAGCCGTGCAGGTTTTTGGCGATTACATCGCTTATTTTCTCAGCGGGGCTTACCTGTAACTGTTTTTGGTGTCGCGATGGCAATGCAACGTAATCCTGAAGCGGTTGAAGCGATGTTAAAAGCAGATTGGGAAATTGCGAGTCATGGATACAGGTGGATAGATTATCAAAATGTACCGATTGAAACCGAGCGTGAACATTTAAAAAAAGCGATAGCTATTCACAAAGAAATGACAGGACAAAAACCTAAAGGTTGGTATCTTGGCCGCATGAGCGAAAATACTCGACAGTTGGTAATGGAAGAAGGCTCTTTTTTATATGATGCTGATAGTTATGCTGATGATTTACCTTATTATGTAAAAGGTAAAGAAAAGCCACATTTAATTGTCCCTTATAGTTTAGATGCCAATGATATGCGTTTTGCTAGTCCGCAAGGTTTTAATTCAGGTGAACAGTTTTATTGTTACTTAAAAGATACTTTTGATACCTTGTATGCTGAAGGGGCTGATGCGCCAAAAATGATGTCTATTGGTTTGCATTGCCGTATTATTGGCCGACCAGGTCGTTTTGCAAGTCTGGTTAAGTTCCTAGATTATATTGGAAAATATAATGATGTCTGGGTGTGTAGAAGGCAAGATATTGCAGAGCACTGGTTAGCAAACCATAAAGCAGAATAA
- a CDS encoding ureidoglycolate lyase — MAGDSVSSANLQVFVTHGQQGFNFHAGIWHMPLISEKRSILLSSLIGSIPANIVMNLL; from the coding sequence ATGGCAGGTGATTCTGTTTCTAGTGCAAATTTACAGGTTTTTGTAACCCATGGACAACAAGGCTTTAACTTTCATGCAGGAATTTGGCACATGCCCTTAATATCAGAAAAAAGATCGATTTTGTTATCGTCTTTGATAGGGTCGATACCGGCAAACATTGTGATGAACTTACTTTAG
- a CDS encoding urate hydroxylase PuuD gives MFDVLNFLVRSFHIITGIAWIGASFYFVMLDNSLHTPKNPADTKNGVFGELWAVHGGGFYHSQKYMLGPKNQPLDDNLHWSKWEAYTTWISGFFLMAIVYWYGADIYLIDTSVADISQSTAIAISLGFMFGGYLIYDFLCKSALAKNDLVLGVVIFALVSAAAYALTHIFSGRGAFMTFGAMLGTIMAASVFFVIIPGQKKMVERLIAGEKVDAAPGIAGKQRSVHNTYFTLPVVFVMISNHYAMTYNHEYNWLILMGISMAGALIRVFFVSRHTPGKPLTGALVTAIVIMVVVIWAMAPKSIVTNTDSTVSPVEFSQVQAIIQQRCSSCHADKPTQAGFAAAPKGFIYDTPEQIKAQATQIYQQAVVLKAMPIGNLTKITDSERKLIALWYQQGQTTKE, from the coding sequence TTGTTCGATGTATTAAATTTTTTAGTGCGAAGTTTTCATATCATTACCGGCATAGCTTGGATCGGTGCATCATTTTATTTTGTTATGCTAGATAATTCATTACATACACCTAAAAATCCTGCAGATACCAAAAATGGTGTTTTTGGTGAGTTATGGGCGGTACACGGTGGTGGTTTTTATCATTCGCAAAAATACATGTTGGGTCCCAAAAATCAACCTTTAGACGATAATCTTCATTGGTCTAAATGGGAAGCATATACAACGTGGATCAGTGGTTTCTTTTTAATGGCTATTGTCTACTGGTATGGCGCTGATATTTACCTTATTGATACAAGTGTTGCTGATATATCGCAAAGCACAGCCATTGCAATTAGCTTAGGCTTTATGTTTGGTGGCTACCTTATTTACGACTTCTTATGTAAATCTGCTTTAGCTAAAAACGATTTAGTTTTAGGTGTTGTAATTTTTGCACTTGTCTCTGCCGCCGCTTATGCATTAACACACATATTTAGTGGTCGTGGCGCTTTTATGACCTTTGGTGCCATGTTAGGTACTATTATGGCCGCTAGCGTATTCTTTGTTATTATTCCTGGCCAAAAGAAAATGGTCGAAAGGCTTATTGCAGGCGAGAAAGTTGACGCCGCCCCCGGAATAGCAGGTAAACAGCGTTCTGTTCATAACACTTATTTTACCTTACCTGTTGTCTTTGTGATGATAAGTAATCACTATGCCATGACCTATAACCATGAATATAACTGGTTAATATTAATGGGTATTTCTATGGCCGGTGCTTTAATACGGGTGTTCTTTGTTTCGCGTCACACGCCAGGAAAACCACTAACAGGAGCGTTAGTTACTGCTATAGTTATTATGGTCGTCGTTATCTGGGCTATGGCGCCTAAGTCAATCGTGACGAACACTGATTCAACGGTCTCACCAGTAGAATTCTCTCAAGTTCAAGCCATTATTCAACAGCGTTGTTCATCTTGTCATGCAGACAAACCCACTCAAGCTGGTTTTGCCGCTGCGCCTAAAGGCTTTATTTATGACACACCTGAACAAATTAAAGCGCAAGCCACCCAAATTTATCAACAAGCCGTAGTCCTTAAAGCTATGCCTATAGGTAATTTAACTAAAATTACTGACTCAGAGCGGAAGTTAATTGCACTGTGGTACCAACAAGGTCAAACAACAAAAGAGTAA
- a CDS encoding TetR/AcrR family transcriptional regulator yields the protein MAIIKITDDDLVNTQQKARLLNKNKIIKAAEEEFKKYGFNGASIARIAETAMLPRSNIHYYFTNKLALYGAVLTNIINLWNQAFADIKPNDDPAKAIASYIDAKIEYSRTNPTPSIIFASELLHGAPYLSQYLKTDFKQWITDKANIIESWQAQGKLDEQISAYHLLFTIWGATQHYANFSVEIEAALDRPLTNSDFDDAKRTIKHIILKGCGMQLAEKR from the coding sequence ATGGCAATAATAAAAATTACTGATGATGATTTAGTCAATACACAACAAAAAGCTAGGTTATTAAACAAAAATAAAATAATAAAAGCTGCTGAAGAAGAATTTAAGAAATATGGCTTTAATGGTGCGTCCATTGCTCGTATTGCTGAAACGGCAATGTTACCCAGAAGCAACATCCATTATTATTTTACTAATAAACTCGCGCTTTATGGTGCGGTGTTGACTAATATTATCAATTTATGGAATCAAGCTTTTGCTGATATAAAGCCCAATGATGACCCAGCAAAAGCAATTGCAAGCTACATAGATGCGAAAATAGAGTATTCAAGAACTAATCCTACTCCTTCAATTATTTTTGCTAGTGAGTTACTGCATGGCGCGCCTTATTTAAGTCAATATTTGAAAACAGATTTTAAACAGTGGATCACTGACAAAGCTAACATTATTGAGTCATGGCAAGCGCAAGGAAAGTTAGATGAGCAAATATCAGCTTACCATTTGTTGTTTACTATTTGGGGGGCAACTCAACATTATGCGAACTTTTCAGTTGAGATTGAAGCTGCTTTAGATAGGCCGCTGACTAATAGCGACTTTGATGATGCTAAAAGAACGATAAAACATATCATTTTAAAAGGTTGTGGTATGCAGCTTGCTGAGAAGCGCTAA
- a CDS encoding GntR family transcriptional regulator gives MKAKLKSDEKIKKISDKEIYQEIFDAILSFRLRPGTRLTEENLSKIFNVGRTTIRSALLRLSQDHIIEIQPNKGAFIASPTVKQGKDILEARKLIEVEIVKDVIKHATHSDFDLLKKIVKSEENNIEREHMVEGIQLGGDFHLMLAKISKNTTLERILTTLIPQTSLVIVLYENPDAPKCSHFEHFELIDVMEKGQVEKATTLMYQHIHSIETRLNLDEKEFTSDLVDIFKKR, from the coding sequence ATGAAAGCTAAGTTGAAGTCTGACGAAAAAATTAAAAAAATTAGCGATAAAGAAATATACCAAGAAATTTTTGATGCCATATTATCGTTTCGTTTACGCCCTGGTACTCGGCTCACTGAAGAAAATTTATCGAAAATATTCAATGTGGGTCGAACAACGATTCGTAGTGCTTTGCTGCGACTTTCTCAAGATCACATCATTGAAATTCAACCGAACAAAGGGGCATTTATCGCAAGTCCTACCGTTAAACAAGGCAAAGATATTCTCGAAGCTCGAAAATTAATTGAAGTAGAGATTGTTAAAGATGTCATTAAGCATGCAACGCATAGTGACTTCGACTTATTGAAAAAAATAGTTAAATCAGAAGAAAATAATATCGAACGTGAACATATGGTTGAAGGTATTCAACTCGGTGGCGACTTTCATTTGATGCTGGCGAAGATATCAAAAAACACCACGCTTGAGCGCATTCTGACAACCTTAATACCGCAAACCTCTTTAGTGATCGTACTGTATGAAAACCCTGATGCGCCAAAGTGCTCACATTTTGAACACTTCGAGCTTATCGACGTTATGGAAAAAGGTCAGGTTGAAAAAGCTACAACACTTATGTATCAACATATTCATAGTATTGAAACGCGTTTAAATTTAGATGAAAAAGAATTTACTAGCGATTTAGTTGATATATTTAAAAAACGTTAA
- a CDS encoding IS110 family transposase yields the protein MIKHNILFIGLDTHKTFTEVAYIEDQRGAKSTHLGKILSNKAAFKKLARQLQSKYPDATLHFVYEAGPCGYWIYRFLTSLNHCCYVIAPSLIPKKPGDKIKTDKRDALKLAKLLKSEDLTSIYVPEPEDEAVRDLSRARETGMKDLKDAKYQLKALLLRNNINSKIKDNWSLQHLRWLAELVLPHPCQQIVLQEAVLTINERLKRLKRLDNELTHQVKNWRFYPVVKAIQALRGVRLLVATGVIAELGDLSRFDHPRKLMSYLGLVPSEHSSGDKRHLGAITKCGNSRARRLLVEGAHSYKHNANISKEMQLRQEGLSKEIIDMAWQAQLRLCRRYQRLMHKGKHRNVVVTAIAREMIAYIWAISREVVLPKIDVKLRISRVPA from the coding sequence ATGATAAAACATAACATACTTTTCATTGGCTTAGATACCCATAAAACATTTACTGAAGTCGCTTATATTGAAGACCAACGTGGCGCTAAATCAACTCATCTAGGTAAAATACTCAGTAATAAAGCCGCCTTTAAAAAACTCGCACGACAATTACAATCAAAATATCCAGATGCCACACTTCATTTTGTTTACGAAGCAGGTCCTTGTGGCTATTGGATTTACCGCTTTCTCACCAGCCTTAATCATTGTTGCTATGTCATCGCACCTTCTCTTATCCCTAAAAAACCAGGAGATAAAATCAAAACCGATAAACGTGATGCGCTCAAACTTGCAAAGCTGCTCAAGTCTGAAGACTTAACATCTATCTATGTCCCTGAGCCCGAAGATGAAGCCGTACGGGACTTATCTCGGGCACGAGAAACAGGCATGAAAGACTTAAAGGATGCTAAATATCAACTTAAAGCATTGTTATTACGTAACAACATTAACAGCAAAATAAAAGATAACTGGTCATTACAACATTTGCGTTGGCTCGCTGAATTAGTATTACCTCATCCTTGTCAGCAAATTGTTTTGCAAGAAGCGGTTTTAACCATTAATGAACGACTAAAACGCTTAAAAAGGCTGGATAATGAATTAACACATCAAGTGAAAAACTGGCGGTTTTATCCTGTAGTTAAAGCGATACAGGCGCTCCGTGGTGTGAGGTTATTAGTCGCCACAGGAGTGATTGCCGAACTAGGTGACTTATCACGGTTCGACCATCCCAGAAAATTAATGAGTTACCTTGGTCTTGTACCAAGTGAACATTCAAGTGGCGATAAACGCCATTTAGGTGCTATTACCAAATGCGGTAACAGCCGTGCAAGACGACTACTGGTCGAAGGTGCACATTCGTATAAACACAACGCCAATATTTCAAAAGAAATGCAATTAAGACAAGAAGGGTTAAGCAAAGAAATTATTGATATGGCTTGGCAAGCTCAACTGAGGTTGTGCCGCCGCTATCAACGACTCATGCATAAAGGCAAACATCGTAATGTGGTCGTTACGGCCATCGCCAGAGAAATGATCGCTTATATTTGGGCTATTTCTCGAGAGGTAGTGCTACCAAAAATTGATGTGAAGCTAAGAATATCGAGAGTACCTGCATGA